The following proteins are encoded in a genomic region of Rhodoferax aquaticus:
- the tssH gene encoding type VI secretion system ATPase TssH: MYIARKNLFGKLNLVLFRAIESATAFAKIRGNPYVELVHWIHQLWQIPGNDLHLVLTRYGIESAQIERDLSLSLGTLPVGASSLNDFSHHIEMAIERAWMVASLSAGDSRVRGAWLFAALLQTPELRKVILGICPALQKIPVAQLDSDLAAIIAASNEEGIQSHQEAQLPAAIPGEASSALASQEDQKGALGKYCADLTQQAQEGKIDPVIGREHEIRTMIDILLRRRQNNPLLTGEAGVGKTAVVEGFALAIAAGSVPPSLQHVRLLSLDVGALLAGASMRGEFEARLKAVLKEVAESPQAIIMFIDEVHTLLGAGGQSGSGDAANLLKPALARGGLRTIGATTWAEYKRHIEKDPALTRRFQVLQIAEPDEASAIQMVRGMAHVFAKHHGVDILDEAIKAAVKLSHRYIPARQLPDKAISLLDTACARVAMSIHAAPSDVKALRTHLEAAQTEKNLLQQEADYGRHNANGLVGIQSSIASAQEQLTIRTAQWQAERNVCQEILNTRKLLNATKDQAEKEIQLELLKQLEQTLAQLQGESPCVYFQVDEQIVASIVADWTGIPVGRMVRDELATVMGLEGQLRERVVGQDCALSLISERVKTAKAKLSDEGKPLGTFLLVGPSGVGKTETALALAKAVYGGEQNLITINMSEYQEAHTISTLKGSPPGYIGFGEGGVLTEAVRRRPHSVILLDEVEKAHPDVHELFYQVFDKGWMEDGEGLVIDFKNTLILLTSNTGADLIDSLCDDPLLSPSSEELADALQPELRKVFPAAFLGRLQIVPYLPLHEEVLQRIVRLQMRKVADRLQAQHAIELVYTDQTVEHIVATCGTHETGARRISQFIEQHIATQLAQLWLQAMDERITLSQIQVRAASENSASDKGRDSLQLAPRAGLLVQAKVG, from the coding sequence GTGTACATCGCTAGAAAAAACTTATTTGGAAAACTTAATTTAGTTTTGTTTCGTGCCATTGAATCGGCCACAGCATTTGCAAAAATTCGTGGGAATCCCTACGTGGAGCTAGTGCACTGGATTCATCAGCTGTGGCAGATTCCGGGAAATGATTTGCACCTTGTGCTTACCCGTTACGGCATCGAGTCTGCTCAGATCGAAAGGGACCTATCCCTCTCCTTGGGCACTTTGCCTGTTGGTGCCAGCAGTCTCAACGACTTCAGCCATCACATTGAGATGGCAATTGAAAGAGCCTGGATGGTTGCAAGTCTTTCAGCAGGTGATTCGCGTGTCAGAGGTGCATGGTTGTTCGCGGCCTTGTTGCAGACACCTGAGCTGCGAAAGGTCATTCTGGGTATCTGTCCCGCTTTGCAAAAGATCCCGGTCGCGCAGTTAGATTCCGACCTCGCCGCCATCATTGCAGCCTCCAATGAAGAGGGGATTCAGTCTCATCAAGAGGCCCAGCTTCCCGCCGCAATCCCGGGGGAGGCGAGTAGTGCCCTAGCTTCACAAGAGGATCAAAAAGGAGCGCTAGGAAAATACTGCGCAGATCTCACGCAGCAGGCCCAAGAAGGGAAGATAGATCCCGTCATTGGGCGCGAGCATGAGATTCGCACCATGATCGACATTTTGCTTAGGCGACGACAGAACAATCCCCTTTTAACAGGCGAAGCTGGCGTAGGAAAAACCGCAGTCGTCGAGGGGTTCGCGCTGGCAATTGCTGCAGGATCTGTTCCTCCAAGTTTGCAGCACGTCAGATTGCTGAGTCTGGACGTAGGCGCACTTCTTGCTGGCGCTAGTATGCGTGGCGAGTTTGAAGCACGACTCAAGGCCGTACTCAAAGAAGTAGCTGAATCTCCACAAGCGATCATCATGTTCATTGATGAGGTGCACACGCTATTGGGGGCGGGTGGGCAATCCGGTTCAGGCGATGCTGCCAACTTGCTCAAGCCAGCACTTGCGCGTGGAGGTTTGCGAACCATTGGGGCAACTACTTGGGCTGAATACAAGCGGCATATTGAGAAAGACCCGGCATTAACACGTCGCTTTCAGGTCCTCCAAATCGCGGAGCCCGACGAAGCAAGCGCCATTCAAATGGTGCGCGGTATGGCACATGTGTTTGCAAAACATCATGGCGTGGACATTCTGGACGAGGCGATCAAAGCAGCTGTCAAGTTATCACACCGTTACATTCCCGCTCGTCAATTACCTGACAAGGCAATCAGTCTTCTGGACACAGCCTGCGCCAGGGTTGCAATGTCAATCCATGCTGCGCCCTCAGACGTTAAGGCACTACGAACGCATCTGGAGGCCGCGCAAACAGAAAAAAATTTGCTCCAGCAAGAAGCGGATTACGGGCGGCACAACGCAAATGGTCTTGTTGGTATTCAGTCTTCAATTGCAAGCGCTCAGGAGCAGTTGACGATACGAACCGCGCAATGGCAGGCCGAGCGCAATGTCTGCCAAGAAATTTTGAACACCCGTAAGTTGCTCAACGCGACAAAAGATCAGGCGGAGAAAGAGATCCAACTTGAGTTGCTGAAGCAACTGGAACAGACACTAGCCCAGCTGCAAGGGGAGTCCCCTTGCGTCTACTTCCAAGTCGATGAACAAATCGTTGCTTCTATCGTTGCAGACTGGACCGGGATACCTGTCGGTCGCATGGTGCGTGATGAGCTTGCGACGGTCATGGGATTAGAGGGGCAGCTTAGAGAAAGGGTCGTTGGGCAAGACTGTGCACTGTCCCTTATTTCTGAACGGGTTAAGACCGCAAAGGCCAAGTTAAGCGACGAAGGTAAACCGCTCGGAACATTTCTCTTGGTCGGCCCGTCAGGAGTGGGCAAAACGGAAACCGCTCTGGCGTTAGCGAAAGCTGTTTACGGCGGTGAACAAAACCTAATCACCATCAACATGAGTGAGTACCAAGAGGCTCACACCATATCCACTCTCAAAGGTTCTCCACCTGGATACATAGGATTTGGAGAAGGCGGTGTCTTGACAGAAGCAGTGAGGCGCCGGCCTCACAGCGTCATCCTGCTCGATGAAGTGGAGAAGGCGCACCCGGACGTCCATGAGCTCTTCTATCAAGTTTTTGACAAAGGCTGGATGGAAGACGGGGAAGGACTGGTCATTGATTTCAAAAACACGCTCATTCTTTTGACAAGCAATACGGGGGCAGACCTCATCGATTCACTTTGTGATGACCCATTGCTTTCTCCCAGTTCCGAAGAGTTAGCCGATGCCCTGCAGCCAGAACTCCGAAAAGTCTTCCCTGCTGCGTTCCTTGGCCGGCTTCAGATCGTGCCGTATTTGCCATTGCATGAAGAGGTACTGCAAAGAATTGTTCGCTTGCAAATGCGCAAGGTAGCGGATCGCTTGCAAGCGCAACACGCCATTGAACTGGTCTACACCGATCAGACGGTAGAGCACATCGTCGCGACCTGCGGCACTCACGAAACAGGTGCGCGCCGCATTAGCCAATTCATTGAGCAACACATTGCAACTCAATTGGCGCAACTTTGGCTCCAGGCCATGGATGAACGAATCACGCTGAGCCAGATACAGGTCCGGGCCGCATCTGAAAACAGTGCCTCTGACAAGGGGCGTGATTCCTTGCAGCTTGCGCCCAGAGCAGGACTGCTCGTGCAAGCAAAAGTCGGCTAA
- the tssB gene encoding type VI secretion system contractile sheath small subunit: MSASNSSQKFIARNRAPRVQIEYDVEIYGSEKKIELPFVMGVLADLSGKPVEPLPEIAERKFLEIDIDNFDERMKAIAPRVAFSVPNTLTGAGHVMVDITFESMDDFSPAAVARKVDALKQLLDARTQLSNLQTYMDGKSGAEDLVRTLLGDPSLMKALAASPKPVAEAANA; this comes from the coding sequence ATGAGTGCCAGCAACAGCAGTCAAAAGTTCATTGCGCGCAACCGTGCCCCGCGCGTGCAAATTGAGTACGACGTCGAAATTTACGGCAGCGAAAAGAAAATTGAATTGCCCTTTGTGATGGGTGTCTTGGCAGATCTGTCAGGCAAGCCAGTCGAACCTTTGCCTGAAATTGCTGAACGCAAGTTCCTTGAAATCGATATCGACAATTTTGATGAGCGAATGAAAGCCATCGCTCCCAGAGTGGCGTTCAGCGTGCCAAACACCCTCACCGGCGCAGGGCACGTCATGGTCGACATCACGTTTGAGAGCATGGATGACTTTTCGCCTGCCGCGGTCGCTCGCAAAGTGGATGCCCTCAAGCAACTGCTGGATGCACGCACACAGCTCTCAAATTTGCAGACCTATATGGACGGTAAGTCGGGCGCGGAAGACCTGGTTCGCACCCTTCTGGGTGACCCATCACTCATGAAAGCCTTGGCAGCGAGCCCCAAGCCAGTGGCCGAAGCTGCAAACGCCTGA